A genomic region of Paenibacillus sp. PL2-23 contains the following coding sequences:
- a CDS encoding AraC family transcriptional regulator gives MTYPKELREATRLSEKSYPYMFFFNRHKGVKIGQSILFLHWHEHFEIIVMRQGSAIFHIDSQPYEAEPGDVLLVPAGGLHVGYSTCDGVVAFISIVFNGALFNDWVHDAIHAKYVSPYLEGRVQFPVKPLVHEPSCLEHFRLLDQAIAEFKAGQPAYQLVIKSQLHMLVTLLARTFLPKQLPERASSRYIENRERFKSLIQYVEARFAERITIEDAAKRLNLNPHHFCKMFKKLTGRTFIEYVNLCRMNEAERLLLDGTLTITEVAGRVGCDNPNYFTRLFKNYKGVTPSQFRK, from the coding sequence ATGACGTACCCGAAGGAGCTGCGGGAAGCGACTCGGCTGTCGGAGAAAAGTTATCCCTATATGTTTTTTTTCAACCGACACAAGGGAGTCAAGATTGGACAATCCATCTTGTTCCTCCACTGGCATGAGCATTTTGAAATCATCGTCATGCGGCAGGGAAGCGCGATCTTTCATATCGACAGCCAGCCTTATGAGGCCGAGCCAGGCGACGTGCTCCTTGTGCCGGCGGGCGGTCTGCATGTTGGCTACAGCACCTGCGATGGGGTTGTCGCTTTTATCTCGATCGTATTTAATGGGGCGCTGTTCAACGATTGGGTGCATGACGCCATTCATGCCAAGTATGTAAGCCCCTATCTGGAAGGACGAGTGCAGTTTCCGGTGAAGCCGTTGGTGCACGAGCCTTCTTGTTTAGAGCATTTCAGGCTTCTGGATCAGGCGATTGCTGAATTTAAGGCGGGGCAGCCGGCCTATCAGCTTGTCATCAAATCGCAGCTGCACATGCTGGTTACGCTGCTCGCCCGAACGTTCCTCCCGAAGCAATTGCCGGAGCGGGCTAGCAGCCGCTATATAGAGAACCGGGAGCGCTTCAAGTCGCTGATCCAATATGTTGAAGCTCGCTTCGCGGAGCGAATCACGATAGAGGACGCAGCCAAGCGCCTCAATCTGAACCCGCATCACTTCTGCAAAATGTTCAAGAAGCTGACGGGACGGACATTTATCGAATATGTCAACCTGTGCCGGATGAACGAGGCGGAGCGACTGCTGCTGGACGGTACCTTGACTATTACCGAGGTAGCGGGCCGAGTCGGCTGCGACAACCCCAATTATTTTACAAGGCTGTTCAAAAACTATAAGGGCGTAACGCCTTCTCAATTTCGCAAGTAG
- a CDS encoding endospore germination permease — protein sequence MIEHGKISAFQMAVMLYVTIIATAVLIVPGITSQYAGIDAWLSPFIASLVGFATVYIASALHKLYPGQTVIQYSQQIAGRFGGKTIGLVFLSFYLLVDGIVVREYAEFIVESFLPRTPLIVVISTMLLVAAYNVRGGIESIARSALIFTAISFVIPVAISVLLYPDLDPKELLPVMEHGITPVIQGAYVPQAWFSEFFVISFVLPFLIKPGEGRRWGFLSVFVTMAILTYTNLVLICLYGGDEASMVYPVLNAFRYISIAGFIENFESVIMATWVMSNLVKISVFYYAIVLGTAQWLKLSDYKPIVLPIGLLIAILSVWGLPGFHSVSLFLREVFPLYGTLVQTMLPLLLLIVAAARRIR from the coding sequence GTGATCGAACATGGCAAAATATCAGCATTCCAGATGGCCGTTATGCTATATGTGACGATTATTGCCACGGCGGTTCTTATCGTTCCAGGGATAACGTCGCAATATGCGGGAATCGACGCATGGCTGTCTCCGTTCATCGCTTCACTTGTTGGCTTCGCCACGGTGTATATAGCCAGCGCGCTGCATAAGCTGTACCCTGGACAGACCGTTATTCAGTACAGCCAGCAAATCGCAGGACGGTTTGGCGGAAAAACCATCGGACTCGTGTTTTTGAGCTTTTATTTGCTCGTAGACGGAATTGTAGTGCGTGAATACGCGGAATTTATTGTGGAATCGTTCCTGCCCCGCACGCCTCTCATCGTGGTCATCTCGACCATGCTTCTTGTAGCGGCCTACAACGTGCGGGGAGGGATAGAGAGCATTGCCAGGAGCGCGCTTATTTTTACAGCGATCTCCTTTGTCATTCCAGTAGCGATCAGCGTTCTGCTATATCCGGATTTGGATCCCAAGGAGCTGCTTCCCGTTATGGAGCATGGGATTACGCCTGTTATCCAAGGGGCGTATGTTCCCCAGGCGTGGTTCAGCGAGTTTTTTGTTATTTCTTTTGTGCTTCCGTTCTTGATCAAGCCCGGCGAAGGCCGGCGATGGGGCTTCCTGTCCGTGTTTGTCACTATGGCTATACTCACTTATACCAATCTCGTGCTCATCTGTTTATATGGCGGAGACGAGGCTTCGATGGTGTACCCGGTCTTGAACGCCTTTCGTTATATCAGCATCGCAGGCTTTATCGAGAATTTCGAATCCGTTATTATGGCGACCTGGGTGATGAGCAATCTGGTCAAAATATCGGTGTTCTACTATGCCATCGTACTGGGCACGGCACAGTGGCTCAAGCTGTCCGATTATAAGCCAATCGTCTTGCCTATCGGCTTGCTTATCGCTATATTGAGCGTCTGGGGACTGCCTGGCTTCCATAGCGTGTCCCTTTTTTTGAGAGAGGTGTTTCCCCTCTACGGCACGTTGGTTCAGACGATGCTGCCGCTTCTATTGCTAATTGTTGCGGCAGCGAGGCGGATTCGTTGA
- a CDS encoding Gfo/Idh/MocA family oxidoreductase — MTAIYKVVVAGCGVMSNQWIDYAMERSDTEIVALVDIKTEFAEAMREKKGLSCPVFTDVEQAITSTGANIVFDVTIPSSHYQISHTAMANGCHVFGEKPLAESMTECNNIIRNSELTGKSHAVMQNRRFDPRIRALRGLIVDGTIGKPGFAGADFFLAPHFGGFRDAMESPLLIDMAIHTFDQARLILGSNPVSVYCQEFNPPGSWYKGNAAAICIYEMSDGSIFNYRGSWCAEGAPTTWEAQWRITGEHGTAIWDGKNAPYAEIVAPGDQSGKFMREFVRVETDLSLYEGARSGHVGCLDEMFRSLEEQRPAETDCRDNRFSMAMVLAALESARLKQKVDIASFLK; from the coding sequence GTGACAGCCATATATAAAGTCGTGGTCGCCGGCTGCGGTGTCATGTCAAATCAATGGATTGATTATGCTATGGAGCGATCGGACACCGAGATTGTTGCACTCGTCGATATTAAAACGGAATTCGCCGAAGCTATGCGTGAGAAAAAAGGGTTGTCCTGCCCGGTCTTCACCGATGTTGAGCAAGCGATTACAAGCACCGGGGCCAACATCGTCTTCGATGTGACGATTCCATCCAGTCATTATCAGATCAGCCACACAGCGATGGCGAATGGCTGTCATGTGTTTGGTGAGAAGCCGCTTGCGGAATCCATGACGGAATGCAACAACATTATCCGAAACTCGGAGCTCACGGGCAAATCCCATGCCGTTATGCAAAATCGCCGCTTCGACCCGCGTATTCGCGCCCTTCGGGGGCTTATTGTCGACGGAACGATTGGCAAACCTGGCTTCGCAGGAGCAGACTTCTTCCTCGCTCCTCATTTCGGAGGGTTCCGCGATGCGATGGAAAGTCCGCTGTTAATCGATATGGCGATCCATACGTTCGATCAAGCTAGGCTGATTCTGGGCTCGAATCCGGTCTCCGTCTATTGCCAGGAATTTAATCCGCCGGGCTCCTGGTACAAAGGGAACGCCGCGGCCATCTGCATCTACGAGATGTCCGACGGCTCGATATTCAATTACCGCGGTTCTTGGTGTGCGGAAGGCGCGCCTACCACCTGGGAAGCGCAATGGAGAATTACAGGCGAGCATGGCACGGCCATTTGGGACGGCAAGAACGCCCCTTATGCAGAAATCGTGGCGCCTGGCGACCAGTCTGGCAAGTTCATGCGGGAATTCGTTCGCGTCGAGACAGACCTCAGCCTTTATGAAGGCGCGAGATCAGGCCATGTGGGATGCCTGGACGAGATGTTCCGCTCTCTCGAAGAGCAGCGCCCTGCGGAAACGGACTGCCGCGACAACCGCTTCAGCATGGCCATGGTGCTGGCCGCACTGGAGAGCGCGAGATTGAAGCAGAAGGTGGATATCGCTTCGTTTTTGAAATAG
- a CDS encoding glycosyl hydrolase 53 family protein: MEYEGVSFVNSANQAADPLQLMKDKGINSVRLRVFVNPPSNYYWLKDGVTMTMLGYSDTAGVLAAAQRAKALGMSIMVDFHYSDVFADPGHQIKPAAWNSYNDTQLQNAVYTHTYNVMTTLANNNIYPDWVQVGNEMNSGILLPSGSTNNFAKLTALLNKGYDAVKAVSPSSKVISHLAHGTDNSLFRWWFDNFFANSGKTDVIGMSFYPYWEGQAYWQLTGALSTNLNDMAARYSKEVMVVEVGGLETNPTDSYWTIYDTIQAVKAVPNGKGTGVFYWEPAAHSSVLPDEYPLGATSVVSTKVLKFTTALDAFAAGSQQGSNLVTNPGFETGGAASQDPSGWSTWSNNNPTANYSEAGGYTGSFRLSHWRSTAYQVSTYQIKTGLANGTYTMKAWVKSGGGFITARMFVKNFGGAEQYVSIPTTSTWTQITIPNINVTNGQAEFGFWTDANAGNWMNADDVEFYKN; the protein is encoded by the coding sequence CTGGAGTACGAAGGGGTCAGCTTTGTCAACAGCGCCAATCAGGCGGCAGATCCGCTTCAGCTGATGAAGGATAAAGGCATTAATTCCGTTCGTCTCCGCGTATTCGTGAATCCGCCCAGCAATTATTATTGGCTGAAGGACGGCGTTACGATGACCATGCTGGGATACAGCGATACGGCCGGCGTGCTTGCGGCAGCGCAAAGAGCCAAGGCGCTTGGCATGAGCATTATGGTGGACTTCCATTACAGCGACGTATTTGCCGATCCAGGGCATCAGATCAAGCCGGCCGCATGGAACAGCTACAACGATACCCAGCTGCAGAATGCGGTTTACACCCATACGTACAACGTGATGACTACGCTGGCCAATAACAATATATATCCGGACTGGGTGCAGGTCGGCAACGAGATGAATTCCGGCATATTGCTGCCTAGCGGAAGCACCAACAACTTCGCCAAGCTGACGGCCTTGCTGAACAAGGGCTACGACGCGGTCAAAGCCGTAAGCCCCTCCTCGAAGGTCATCTCCCACCTCGCGCACGGGACTGATAATTCGCTCTTCAGATGGTGGTTCGATAATTTCTTCGCGAACAGCGGCAAAACCGATGTGATCGGCATGTCGTTTTATCCCTACTGGGAGGGACAGGCGTATTGGCAGCTGACTGGCGCATTGTCGACGAATCTTAACGACATGGCCGCGCGCTACAGCAAGGAAGTGATGGTGGTCGAGGTAGGCGGCCTTGAGACCAATCCGACCGACTCGTACTGGACCATCTACGATACGATTCAAGCGGTGAAGGCCGTTCCGAACGGCAAAGGCACGGGTGTGTTCTACTGGGAGCCGGCGGCTCATTCCAGCGTTCTGCCGGATGAGTATCCACTGGGTGCGACTAGCGTTGTTTCTACGAAAGTGTTAAAGTTTACGACCGCGCTCGATGCCTTCGCAGCCGGTTCCCAGCAAGGCAGCAATCTCGTTACGAACCCTGGCTTCGAGACGGGAGGAGCCGCTTCGCAGGACCCATCCGGCTGGTCTACGTGGTCCAACAATAATCCAACGGCCAACTATTCGGAGGCAGGCGGCTATACGGGGAGCTTCCGCTTGTCGCATTGGAGAAGCACGGCTTACCAGGTGAGCACGTATCAGATCAAGACGGGGCTGGCGAACGGCACCTATACGATGAAGGCATGGGTCAAAAGCGGCGGCGGCTTCATTACAGCCCGAATGTTCGTCAAGAACTTTGGCGGTGCCGAGCAATATGTCTCGATCCCGACGACGAGCACATGGACGCAAATTACGATCCCGAACATTAATGTCACAAACGGCCAGGCTGAGTTCGGCTTCTGGACCGACGCCAACGCGGGCAATTGGATGAACGCGGATGATGTAGAATTTTATAAAAATTGA
- a CDS encoding sensor histidine kinase: MVKWLASRKYMPFTYKTMIPYLVLVLLTDLLIGYIAYTMLVQSRTEMAETNIRTALQQTRSNMEYQTEEITRMTDMLFLNTTFQNALQFSGDMREIMLKMKDDIVPYMKAPLQLYGNKLRLTLYAMNEEMLEIPGDDMSEPIGRSDYYVLSYRSVSHTDWLRAMQTLNQDKMWRQIETDRELEHISYVRKLFASNGDQSLIGYIRVTARLDELLGSFDSFPIDQGIALRLMDQATGAKLYERGTVSEETREGEYLIISEAIAGSNYAIETWVPHRYLNKDASRLQQAIGAVCLISFLVMAVIGLLVARLSGKKMKRIVTLIQSFQEGNFHKRIGFQGNDEFVYIANAFNQMAESIQTLIRDVYEQGIQKKQAELDVLQAQINPHFLYNTLSTIGSLANMGEVEKVTRMVHGLSRFYRLTLNDGRVYITIEKELEQVRTYLDIQRVKYANTFQVYYDIDPSILQVTVIKLILQPFVENIFKHAWFGETIAIRVVGRRAGDRIELSIIDNGIGMRPDTLRLMRASAAPSGGYGLRNVEERVKLSYGSDFGIQIGSHYGAGTTVQLVLPVDPMPIHQDEGDRPNHA, from the coding sequence ATGGTGAAATGGCTGGCGAGCAGGAAATACATGCCCTTCACGTACAAGACGATGATTCCGTATCTTGTCCTGGTGCTGCTGACTGATCTGCTGATCGGCTATATCGCGTATACGATGCTGGTGCAGTCCCGCACGGAGATGGCGGAGACGAACATACGGACTGCCCTGCAGCAGACGCGCAGCAACATGGAGTACCAGACGGAAGAAATTACGCGCATGACCGATATGCTGTTCCTCAATACGACCTTCCAGAACGCGCTCCAGTTCAGCGGAGATATGCGGGAGATCATGCTGAAGATGAAGGACGATATCGTGCCTTATATGAAAGCTCCTCTACAACTGTACGGGAACAAGCTGCGATTGACGTTATATGCGATGAACGAGGAGATGCTGGAGATCCCGGGCGACGACATGTCGGAGCCGATCGGCCGCAGCGATTATTATGTATTGTCTTACCGCAGCGTGTCGCATACGGATTGGCTCAGGGCCATGCAGACCCTTAATCAGGATAAAATGTGGCGTCAAATCGAGACAGACCGCGAGCTCGAGCATATCTCGTATGTCCGCAAGCTGTTCGCCTCGAACGGCGATCAATCGCTCATCGGCTACATTCGCGTAACCGCCAGGCTTGACGAGCTGCTGGGAAGCTTCGATTCCTTCCCGATCGACCAAGGCATTGCCCTTCGCCTGATGGACCAAGCAACCGGGGCCAAGCTGTACGAGCGGGGCACCGTGAGCGAGGAAACGCGCGAAGGGGAATATCTGATTATTAGCGAAGCGATCGCAGGCTCCAACTATGCCATCGAGACCTGGGTGCCCCATCGGTATCTGAACAAGGACGCCAGCCGTCTGCAGCAAGCGATTGGCGCCGTCTGTCTGATCAGCTTTCTGGTGATGGCGGTGATCGGGCTTCTCGTCGCCCGCTTGTCCGGCAAAAAGATGAAACGGATCGTGACGCTCATTCAATCGTTCCAGGAGGGCAACTTCCACAAGCGGATCGGGTTCCAGGGCAATGATGAATTTGTGTACATTGCCAATGCCTTCAACCAGATGGCCGAAAGCATCCAGACGCTGATCCGGGATGTGTATGAGCAGGGCATCCAGAAGAAGCAGGCGGAGCTGGACGTGCTGCAGGCTCAGATCAACCCCCACTTCCTGTACAATACGCTGTCCACGATCGGCAGCCTGGCCAATATGGGGGAGGTCGAGAAGGTGACCCGCATGGTGCACGGGCTTTCCAGGTTTTACAGGCTTACGCTCAATGACGGCCGGGTCTACATCACCATTGAGAAGGAGCTGGAGCAGGTCAGGACCTATCTGGACATTCAGCGGGTCAAGTATGCCAATACGTTCCAGGTCTATTACGACATTGATCCTTCGATTCTGCAGGTGACGGTCATCAAGCTCATTCTGCAGCCCTTTGTCGAAAATATATTCAAGCATGCCTGGTTCGGAGAGACGATTGCGATCCGGGTTGTCGGCAGGCGCGCGGGCGATCGAATCGAGCTGAGCATCATCGATAACGGCATCGGCATGCGGCCCGATACGCTCCGTCTGATGCGGGCCAGCGCGGCGCCGAGCGGCGGTTATGGCCTGCGAAACGTAGAGGAGCGAGTCAAGCTGAGCTACGGCAGCGATTTCGGCATTCAAATCGGCAGCCACTACGGCGCAGGAACGACCGTGCAGCTTGTTCTGCCGGTCGATCCCATGCCCATTCACCAAGATGAAGGAGACAGGCCAAATCATGCTTAA
- a CDS encoding sugar phosphate isomerase/epimerase, with product MTDQLRIGTLIGGGDAVRVIPQIAQHGFESYSLTFWQTTSHIDLVETAKRVRELSEEYGFIISTLGIFGNPLTGAGNNADTIASWERLIDHAHLFGTDIVSGFTGRLTGESIDASIPRYTQVFGELGRRAADKGVRIAFENCDMGGTWTSGDWNIAHNPTAWEMMFNAIPSDNIGLQWEPCHQMVSLMDPIPQLRKWCNKVFHVHGKDATIAWDIVKEYGIHGPKPFVWHRTPGFGDTNWTDIITILRQANYQGTIDIEGWHDPVYCGELEMTGQVHALQYLKRCRGGDFIPNPV from the coding sequence ATGACAGATCAATTGCGCATTGGAACCCTTATCGGCGGCGGCGATGCCGTTCGCGTCATTCCGCAAATCGCGCAGCACGGCTTTGAATCCTACAGCTTAACCTTCTGGCAGACGACAAGCCATATAGATCTTGTTGAAACGGCCAAGCGGGTACGCGAGCTGTCGGAGGAATATGGTTTTATCATCTCGACATTGGGCATCTTCGGCAATCCACTGACTGGAGCCGGCAATAATGCCGACACTATTGCAAGCTGGGAGCGTCTAATCGACCATGCACATCTGTTCGGCACGGATATCGTATCCGGATTCACGGGCAGATTGACAGGCGAATCCATTGACGCCTCCATTCCGCGGTATACGCAAGTATTCGGTGAGCTTGGGAGACGAGCCGCGGACAAAGGGGTCCGGATCGCCTTCGAGAACTGCGATATGGGCGGTACGTGGACTTCAGGGGATTGGAACATTGCCCACAATCCGACGGCATGGGAGATGATGTTCAATGCCATTCCTTCCGATAACATCGGCCTGCAATGGGAGCCCTGCCATCAGATGGTATCCTTGATGGATCCCATTCCGCAGCTGCGCAAGTGGTGCAACAAAGTATTCCACGTTCACGGCAAGGACGCAACAATCGCCTGGGATATCGTCAAGGAATATGGCATTCACGGTCCCAAGCCGTTCGTCTGGCATCGGACGCCGGGCTTCGGAGACACGAACTGGACTGACATCATTACGATATTGCGGCAAGCCAATTATCAAGGCACCATTGATATTGAAGGATGGCATGATCCTGTGTACTGCGGAGAGCTGGAAATGACAGGCCAGGTGCATGCCTTGCAATATTTGAAGCGCTGCCGTGGCGGCGATTTTATTCCCAATCCTGTATAA
- a CDS encoding spore germination protein gives MFRRERMSHKQQKWRSSETDAGHAGLDEALTSDLDRNVARLQSIYANSYDVIFRSFLIGGRTKAVIVYIQGLSNTGEMNEYVLGPLMQLSHEEECSVEQLAHGLSLSKVDIVTTLAGCTGAVSTGNPVLLYEGAPQGIALGLCKWEKRSIDEPSAEAGVRGPREAFSETLQVNTSQLRRIIKSPALKLEAMTIGDYTDTQVLIAYMESIADKKLVEDVRTRLSGISIDAILESEYIEEFIEDNPYSPFPQVQSTERPDIACAALLEGRIAILTEGTPFVLIVPATLFSLLQSQEDYYQRFWASTAIRWLRYLFTTLSLLLPSLYVSLLTYHQEMVPTALLVTMASTRETVPFPALVEALIMEVTFEVLREAGVRLPKQIGPAVSIVGALVIGQAAVQAGIVSPPMVIVVAITGIASFMVPRYAVGVSFRLLRFPIIILAGMLGLLGVMLGLTTIIIHLCNLRSFGVPYLSPVAPFKKADMKDIAIRAPWWRMKARR, from the coding sequence TTGTTTCGACGCGAGCGGATGAGCCATAAGCAGCAGAAATGGCGGAGCAGCGAAACGGATGCTGGCCATGCCGGGTTGGACGAGGCGCTTACATCGGACTTGGATCGGAATGTCGCGCGGCTTCAGTCGATCTACGCCAACAGCTATGACGTGATCTTTCGTTCCTTCTTGATCGGCGGGAGAACGAAGGCGGTAATCGTCTATATCCAAGGGCTGAGCAATACGGGAGAAATGAATGAGTATGTGCTTGGTCCTCTCATGCAGTTATCGCATGAGGAGGAATGCTCCGTCGAGCAGCTCGCCCATGGATTATCCCTATCCAAGGTCGATATAGTGACAACGCTGGCTGGCTGTACGGGAGCCGTCTCTACGGGTAATCCAGTGCTCCTGTATGAAGGAGCGCCGCAAGGCATTGCCCTCGGTCTGTGTAAATGGGAGAAGCGCTCCATCGATGAGCCGTCGGCGGAAGCGGGTGTCCGGGGTCCGCGTGAAGCCTTCTCCGAAACCTTGCAAGTGAATACCTCCCAGCTGCGGCGAATTATTAAGAGTCCGGCATTGAAGCTGGAAGCGATGACGATTGGCGATTATACCGATACACAGGTGCTTATTGCTTATATGGAGTCGATCGCGGACAAAAAGCTTGTTGAGGATGTCCGAACCCGCTTGTCAGGTATTTCGATAGACGCCATTCTAGAGAGCGAATACATTGAGGAATTCATCGAGGACAATCCGTATTCGCCGTTCCCGCAGGTGCAATCGACGGAACGGCCGGATATTGCCTGCGCCGCCCTGCTGGAGGGTCGCATAGCGATTCTTACAGAAGGAACCCCGTTTGTATTGATCGTTCCTGCCACCTTATTCTCCCTGCTTCAATCGCAAGAGGATTATTATCAGCGCTTCTGGGCCAGCACCGCGATCCGTTGGCTCAGGTATCTATTCACGACGCTGTCATTATTGCTGCCGTCCTTATATGTGTCGCTCCTCACCTATCATCAGGAAATGGTGCCGACCGCTCTGCTCGTTACAATGGCATCCACTAGAGAAACCGTGCCCTTCCCGGCGCTGGTGGAGGCGCTCATTATGGAGGTTACGTTTGAGGTGCTGCGCGAGGCGGGAGTCAGGCTGCCCAAGCAGATTGGACCGGCGGTCAGCATCGTTGGCGCGCTAGTTATTGGACAGGCTGCTGTGCAGGCCGGAATCGTATCTCCGCCGATGGTCATCGTTGTCGCCATTACGGGGATAGCTTCCTTTATGGTCCCGCGTTATGCAGTGGGCGTCTCCTTCCGCCTGCTTCGCTTTCCCATTATTATTCTTGCAGGCATGTTAGGTCTGCTGGGCGTGATGCTCGGCCTAACCACAATCATTATTCACTTGTGCAACCTGCGATCGTTCGGCGTTCCGTACCTCTCCCCGGTCGCTCCCTTCAAGAAAGCCGATATGAAGGATATCGCGATTCGAGCGCCATGGTGGAGGATGAAGGCGCGGAGGTAG
- a CDS encoding Ger(x)C family spore germination protein, whose amino-acid sequence MKLLKMAIMLVVTIPLLSGCWDRTEINDIAIVTAAGVDQKEGEQIELSVQVFIPRAVSGGGSSSGGGSTGSGTMTLVRSGVGRNIAEAASKLQIKLPRKIFWGHCSVFIYSKRIAEEGVRDEMDFLLRYPQPRERAYMYVSKGRASDVLELLPPLERNSGEVIHEISNLGMGMRVTVKDFNMMVKADAGAAIMPFIDILPPREGEQKLQSIPYIVGSAVFKGDKLIGTLSDLATRGVMWIRDEVERATITVEPDQAEGFVSIFPVRQSTTLIPVIEEGRYSIRMRIDSEGDLVLNGTDMNPGEPGAIASMEAAVKAAIRDRIELALQKVQQEMKADIFGFGEAFHRKYPKEWKEMKERWDAEFPQVEVPLDITVFIRRSGMITGPAGVQEEKVMAR is encoded by the coding sequence GTGAAACTCCTCAAGATGGCCATCATGCTTGTTGTGACGATTCCTCTGCTGAGCGGATGCTGGGATCGTACGGAAATTAATGATATCGCAATCGTTACCGCGGCTGGCGTGGATCAGAAGGAAGGGGAGCAGATCGAGCTGTCGGTGCAAGTTTTTATTCCGCGCGCGGTAAGCGGTGGCGGGAGCTCTAGCGGAGGCGGCTCCACCGGCTCCGGCACGATGACCCTTGTCAGATCCGGAGTCGGCCGGAATATCGCTGAAGCCGCCTCCAAGCTCCAAATCAAGCTGCCGCGGAAAATATTTTGGGGACATTGCTCGGTTTTTATATACAGTAAACGTATTGCGGAGGAAGGGGTTCGGGATGAGATGGACTTCCTGCTTCGTTATCCCCAGCCGAGAGAACGGGCTTACATGTATGTCAGCAAGGGAAGAGCTTCGGATGTGCTGGAATTGCTTCCTCCGCTAGAAAGAAATTCAGGCGAGGTCATTCATGAAATCTCCAATCTGGGGATGGGCATGAGAGTGACGGTGAAGGATTTCAATATGATGGTCAAAGCCGACGCCGGGGCAGCCATTATGCCATTCATTGATATCTTGCCGCCGCGAGAAGGGGAGCAGAAGCTACAATCCATCCCGTATATTGTGGGCTCGGCGGTATTCAAGGGAGACAAGCTGATTGGAACCTTATCGGATCTGGCGACCAGAGGCGTGATGTGGATCAGGGATGAAGTGGAGAGAGCCACCATTACGGTTGAGCCGGATCAAGCAGAGGGATTCGTATCTATATTTCCCGTCAGGCAGTCGACAACCTTGATCCCTGTTATAGAGGAGGGGCGCTATAGCATCCGTATGCGTATTGATTCGGAGGGTGATCTGGTATTGAATGGGACCGATATGAATCCGGGGGAGCCAGGCGCGATTGCAAGCATGGAGGCAGCCGTTAAGGCCGCTATTCGAGACAGGATTGAGCTGGCGCTTCAGAAGGTGCAGCAAGAGATGAAGGCGGATATATTCGGCTTTGGCGAGGCGTTCCACCGCAAGTACCCGAAGGAATGGAAGGAAATGAAGGAGCGCTGGGATGCCGAGTTTCCCCAGGTTGAGGTGCCGCTGGATATTACCGTCTTTATTCGACGCTCCGGCATGATTACAGGACCTGCCGGCGTTCAGGAAGAGAAGGTGATGGCCAGATGA